One genomic window of Arachis hypogaea cultivar Tifrunner chromosome 8, arahy.Tifrunner.gnm2.J5K5, whole genome shotgun sequence includes the following:
- the LOC112707813 gene encoding uncharacterized protein isoform X2: MGNSKKDEAKIEKIIRGLLKLPENRRCINCNLLGPQYVCTTFCTFVCTNCSGIHNMQRLREFIKNVYVERKFTGEHHVDLPRIREEGKEEPYQSKKINLFRIEPKSSSYEARVQRSSSARSPDIRSDDNNNVRFYVDERRSPRYAQNLARHGSFARKPIQIEVVDNRFRDGESRNSKVTDLDTKLKQLQPARQKTVDESQSPVVRPLGEVSGENGPSLKASNAASVPEMQPISQPIEENWAIFEDFPVANPAENKISHTNIFTSSVTMTTPQATHTNSLDFLLSELSGPLVATTGDMSKVSTFNNDLTIVPVENSSTHGDLQHLPPFPISEATASPTDSDAWSIIPIQTNEMEQPSNALPSNDEINHREESNKVLDWQTSPSMQFSPAVSEGSSSTAQPTSTPITPIAPNDMQSDVLNSHDPSSAFTELSPQTNSKPTRETKSDVGSKSSTVENRSTGRMELPEDLFSSSYLSGPPTPLSGWQNDQPQHHGMGYGLQYYPNAPSPSAFPIAARSSSNPFAVTEDKPLAHTLSLPNMSCTLPISPGAGLMHASSYGSLGMVPQSTSFGSPLVHPQSASGFPNSAYFGQVNNMQPPRFERAASTSDDESVFGSLSTMKLSSGEYMTQTTPNPFSKKGRNPFGDI; this comes from the exons ATGGGAAATTCGAAAAAAGATGAAGCAaagattgaaaaaataattcGTGGTCTTTTGAAACTTCCTGAAAATCGAAGATGCATCAATTGCAACCTCTTG GGACCACAATATGTGTGTACAACTTTCTGCACATTTGTCTGCACAAATTGCAGTGGAATACA CAACATGCAGAGACTCCGCGAGTTCATCAAGAATGTGTATGTGGAAAGAAAATTTACCGGTGAACATCATGTGGATCTTCCGAGGATTAGAGAA GAAGGAAAGGAGGAACCATACCAAAGTAAGAAGATTAATTTATTTCGTATTGAGCCAAAAAGTTCATCTTATGAAGCTAGAGTTCAGAGAAGTTCTAGTGCAAGATCTCCTGATATAAGAAGTGATGACAATAACAATGTTAGATTTTACGTTGATGAAAGAAGAAGCCCAAGATATGCCCAAAATTTGGCCAGGCATGGCAGCTTTGCTAGAAAGCCTATACAAATTGAGGTTGTTGACAACAGGTTCCGAGACGGTGAATCAAGAAACAGCAAGGTTACAGATTTAGACACAAAGCTAAAACAGCTTCAACCAGCAAGGCAGAAGACTGTAGACGAATCTCAATCACCTGTCGTTCGCCCTTTGGGAGAAGTATCAGGAGAGAATGGTCCATCTCTTAAA GCCTCTAACGCTGCTTCTGTACCAGAAATGCAGCCTATATCACAACCAATTGAAGAAAACTGGGCTATATTTGAAGATTTTCCAGTTGCTAATCCTGCCGAAAACAAAATCTCACACACAAATATATTCACATCTTCTGTAACAATGACAACACCTCAAGCAACACATACAAATTCCTTAGATTTCTTACTTTCTGAATTGTCAGGTCCATTGGTTGCAACAACTGGGGACATGTCTAAGGTCTCAACTTTTAACAATGATCTAACAATTGTGCCTGTAGAAAATTCGAGCACACATGGGGATTTGCAGCACTTGCCACCTTTTCCAATATCCGAGGCAACTGCTTCACCAACCGATAGTGATGCTTGGTCTATTATACCGATCCAAACCAATGAGATGGAACAACCTTCTAATGCTTTGCCTTCAAATGATGAGATAAATCATAGAGAAGAGTCCAACAAAGTCTTAGATTGGCAGACATCACCAAGCATGCAATTCTCTCCTGCAGTATCAGAAGGTAGTAGCTCTACAGCACAACCAACAAGTACACCAATCACACCTATAGCTCCAAATGATATG CAATCAGATGTTCTAAATTCACATGATCCCTCCAGTGCTTTCACTGAACTCTCTCCTCAGACCAACTCAAAACCAACTCGAGAAACCAAATCTGATGTTGGCTCAAAATCTTCAACAGTAGAAAACAGGTCTACTGGAAGAATGGAACTTCCAGAG GACCTTTTCTCTTCAAGCTACTTATCTGGCCCTCCTACACCACTTTCAGGTTGGCAAAATGATCAACCTCAACACCATGGAATGGGATATGGCTTGCAGTATTATCCTAATGCACCG TCCCCCTCAGCATTCCCTATTGCAGCAAGATCCTCATCAAATCCATTTGCAGTAACTGAGGACAAACCTTTAGCCCACACCTTATCC CTTCCCAATATGTCATGTACCCTACCTATATCTCCCGGAGCAGGATTAATGCATGCTTCAAGTTATGGGTCTTTGGGAATGGTTCCTCAGTCCACAAGTTTTGGATCTCCTCTTGTTCATCCACAATCTGCATCTGGATTTCCCAATA GtgcatactttggccaagttaaTAACATGCAACCTCCTAG ATTTGAAAGAGCTGCTAGTACAAGTGATGATGAAAGTGTTTTTGGATCCCTAAGCACCATGAAGCTTTCAAGTGGTGAGTACATGACACAAACCACTCCAAATCCATTTTCAAAGAAGGGAAGAAATCCATTTGGAGATATATAA
- the LOC112707813 gene encoding uncharacterized protein isoform X3 has product MGNSKKDEAKIEKIIRGLLKLPENRRCINCNLLGPQYVCTTFCTFVCTNCSGIHREFTHRVKSVSMAKFTLEEVEAIQAGGNERAKEIYFKCWDPQRHSYPESNNMQRLREFIKNVYVERKFTGEHHVDLPRIREEGKEEPYQKNSSTHGDLQHLPPFPISEATASPTDSDAWSIIPIQTNEMEQPSNALPSNDEINHREESNKVLDWQTSPSMQFSPAVSEGSSSTAQPTSTPITPIAPNDMQSDVLNSHDPSSAFTELSPQTNSKPTRETKSDVGSKSSTVENRSTGRMELPEDLFSSSYLSGPPTPLSGWQNDQPQHHGMGYGLQYYPNAPSPSAFPIAARSSSNPFAVTEDKPLAHTLSLPNMSCTLPISPGAGLMHASSYGSLGMVPQSTSFGSPLVHPQSASGFPNSAYFGQVNNMQPPRFERAASTSDDESVFGSLSTMKLSSGEYMTQTTPNPFSKKGRNPFGDI; this is encoded by the exons ATGGGAAATTCGAAAAAAGATGAAGCAaagattgaaaaaataattcGTGGTCTTTTGAAACTTCCTGAAAATCGAAGATGCATCAATTGCAACCTCTTG GGACCACAATATGTGTGTACAACTTTCTGCACATTTGTCTGCACAAATTGCAGTGGAATACA TCGAGAATTTACACATCGAGTAAAATCAGTATCCATGGCTAAATTTACTTTAGAAGAAGTTGAAGCTATTCAAGCAGGTGGTAACGAG AGAGCCaaagaaatttattttaaatgctGGGACCCTCAACGACATTCTTACCCTGAATCCAA CAACATGCAGAGACTCCGCGAGTTCATCAAGAATGTGTATGTGGAAAGAAAATTTACCGGTGAACATCATGTGGATCTTCCGAGGATTAGAGAA GAAGGAAAGGAGGAACCATACCAAA AAAATTCGAGCACACATGGGGATTTGCAGCACTTGCCACCTTTTCCAATATCCGAGGCAACTGCTTCACCAACCGATAGTGATGCTTGGTCTATTATACCGATCCAAACCAATGAGATGGAACAACCTTCTAATGCTTTGCCTTCAAATGATGAGATAAATCATAGAGAAGAGTCCAACAAAGTCTTAGATTGGCAGACATCACCAAGCATGCAATTCTCTCCTGCAGTATCAGAAGGTAGTAGCTCTACAGCACAACCAACAAGTACACCAATCACACCTATAGCTCCAAATGATATG CAATCAGATGTTCTAAATTCACATGATCCCTCCAGTGCTTTCACTGAACTCTCTCCTCAGACCAACTCAAAACCAACTCGAGAAACCAAATCTGATGTTGGCTCAAAATCTTCAACAGTAGAAAACAGGTCTACTGGAAGAATGGAACTTCCAGAG GACCTTTTCTCTTCAAGCTACTTATCTGGCCCTCCTACACCACTTTCAGGTTGGCAAAATGATCAACCTCAACACCATGGAATGGGATATGGCTTGCAGTATTATCCTAATGCACCG TCCCCCTCAGCATTCCCTATTGCAGCAAGATCCTCATCAAATCCATTTGCAGTAACTGAGGACAAACCTTTAGCCCACACCTTATCC CTTCCCAATATGTCATGTACCCTACCTATATCTCCCGGAGCAGGATTAATGCATGCTTCAAGTTATGGGTCTTTGGGAATGGTTCCTCAGTCCACAAGTTTTGGATCTCCTCTTGTTCATCCACAATCTGCATCTGGATTTCCCAATA GtgcatactttggccaagttaaTAACATGCAACCTCCTAG ATTTGAAAGAGCTGCTAGTACAAGTGATGATGAAAGTGTTTTTGGATCCCTAAGCACCATGAAGCTTTCAAGTGGTGAGTACATGACACAAACCACTCCAAATCCATTTTCAAAGAAGGGAAGAAATCCATTTGGAGATATATAA
- the LOC112707813 gene encoding uncharacterized protein isoform X1 — MGNSKKDEAKIEKIIRGLLKLPENRRCINCNLLGPQYVCTTFCTFVCTNCSGIHREFTHRVKSVSMAKFTLEEVEAIQAGGNERAKEIYFKCWDPQRHSYPESNNMQRLREFIKNVYVERKFTGEHHVDLPRIREEGKEEPYQSKKINLFRIEPKSSSYEARVQRSSSARSPDIRSDDNNNVRFYVDERRSPRYAQNLARHGSFARKPIQIEVVDNRFRDGESRNSKVTDLDTKLKQLQPARQKTVDESQSPVVRPLGEVSGENGPSLKASNAASVPEMQPISQPIEENWAIFEDFPVANPAENKISHTNIFTSSVTMTTPQATHTNSLDFLLSELSGPLVATTGDMSKVSTFNNDLTIVPVENSSTHGDLQHLPPFPISEATASPTDSDAWSIIPIQTNEMEQPSNALPSNDEINHREESNKVLDWQTSPSMQFSPAVSEGSSSTAQPTSTPITPIAPNDMQSDVLNSHDPSSAFTELSPQTNSKPTRETKSDVGSKSSTVENRSTGRMELPEDLFSSSYLSGPPTPLSGWQNDQPQHHGMGYGLQYYPNAPSPSAFPIAARSSSNPFAVTEDKPLAHTLSLPNMSCTLPISPGAGLMHASSYGSLGMVPQSTSFGSPLVHPQSASGFPNSAYFGQVNNMQPPRFERAASTSDDESVFGSLSTMKLSSGEYMTQTTPNPFSKKGRNPFGDI; from the exons ATGGGAAATTCGAAAAAAGATGAAGCAaagattgaaaaaataattcGTGGTCTTTTGAAACTTCCTGAAAATCGAAGATGCATCAATTGCAACCTCTTG GGACCACAATATGTGTGTACAACTTTCTGCACATTTGTCTGCACAAATTGCAGTGGAATACA TCGAGAATTTACACATCGAGTAAAATCAGTATCCATGGCTAAATTTACTTTAGAAGAAGTTGAAGCTATTCAAGCAGGTGGTAACGAG AGAGCCaaagaaatttattttaaatgctGGGACCCTCAACGACATTCTTACCCTGAATCCAA CAACATGCAGAGACTCCGCGAGTTCATCAAGAATGTGTATGTGGAAAGAAAATTTACCGGTGAACATCATGTGGATCTTCCGAGGATTAGAGAA GAAGGAAAGGAGGAACCATACCAAAGTAAGAAGATTAATTTATTTCGTATTGAGCCAAAAAGTTCATCTTATGAAGCTAGAGTTCAGAGAAGTTCTAGTGCAAGATCTCCTGATATAAGAAGTGATGACAATAACAATGTTAGATTTTACGTTGATGAAAGAAGAAGCCCAAGATATGCCCAAAATTTGGCCAGGCATGGCAGCTTTGCTAGAAAGCCTATACAAATTGAGGTTGTTGACAACAGGTTCCGAGACGGTGAATCAAGAAACAGCAAGGTTACAGATTTAGACACAAAGCTAAAACAGCTTCAACCAGCAAGGCAGAAGACTGTAGACGAATCTCAATCACCTGTCGTTCGCCCTTTGGGAGAAGTATCAGGAGAGAATGGTCCATCTCTTAAA GCCTCTAACGCTGCTTCTGTACCAGAAATGCAGCCTATATCACAACCAATTGAAGAAAACTGGGCTATATTTGAAGATTTTCCAGTTGCTAATCCTGCCGAAAACAAAATCTCACACACAAATATATTCACATCTTCTGTAACAATGACAACACCTCAAGCAACACATACAAATTCCTTAGATTTCTTACTTTCTGAATTGTCAGGTCCATTGGTTGCAACAACTGGGGACATGTCTAAGGTCTCAACTTTTAACAATGATCTAACAATTGTGCCTGTAGAAAATTCGAGCACACATGGGGATTTGCAGCACTTGCCACCTTTTCCAATATCCGAGGCAACTGCTTCACCAACCGATAGTGATGCTTGGTCTATTATACCGATCCAAACCAATGAGATGGAACAACCTTCTAATGCTTTGCCTTCAAATGATGAGATAAATCATAGAGAAGAGTCCAACAAAGTCTTAGATTGGCAGACATCACCAAGCATGCAATTCTCTCCTGCAGTATCAGAAGGTAGTAGCTCTACAGCACAACCAACAAGTACACCAATCACACCTATAGCTCCAAATGATATG CAATCAGATGTTCTAAATTCACATGATCCCTCCAGTGCTTTCACTGAACTCTCTCCTCAGACCAACTCAAAACCAACTCGAGAAACCAAATCTGATGTTGGCTCAAAATCTTCAACAGTAGAAAACAGGTCTACTGGAAGAATGGAACTTCCAGAG GACCTTTTCTCTTCAAGCTACTTATCTGGCCCTCCTACACCACTTTCAGGTTGGCAAAATGATCAACCTCAACACCATGGAATGGGATATGGCTTGCAGTATTATCCTAATGCACCG TCCCCCTCAGCATTCCCTATTGCAGCAAGATCCTCATCAAATCCATTTGCAGTAACTGAGGACAAACCTTTAGCCCACACCTTATCC CTTCCCAATATGTCATGTACCCTACCTATATCTCCCGGAGCAGGATTAATGCATGCTTCAAGTTATGGGTCTTTGGGAATGGTTCCTCAGTCCACAAGTTTTGGATCTCCTCTTGTTCATCCACAATCTGCATCTGGATTTCCCAATA GtgcatactttggccaagttaaTAACATGCAACCTCCTAG ATTTGAAAGAGCTGCTAGTACAAGTGATGATGAAAGTGTTTTTGGATCCCTAAGCACCATGAAGCTTTCAAGTGGTGAGTACATGACACAAACCACTCCAAATCCATTTTCAAAGAAGGGAAGAAATCCATTTGGAGATATATAA
- the LOC112707812 gene encoding uncharacterized protein — translation MEDREGNSHGAAIPKKSRSLDLKSLYKSKVTNEAPEKNLKRKGSNHGGGGDEKRSKKKRSRKELPLSSLENADGCIKKVVDEESHKGPGSSRQDLCEHKLEAKQGLSSSSGINRHSLILSDGPVCIPKRKRDFVGRKKFEVRQAPSPAGQPSGRSCNGDQLPKLSIDDLDRGVESSKTKQKDVDEIKESRSCDSNSVQHFKGKEESACHSAVNSGDSSLKRPRRKDRKRKALASDRIRVAKEAEPLIDSSKISDHLREDDEANLEENAARMLSSRFDPNCTGLSFLLPSSRNISSHGSKSPGSESASVDTANRVLRPRKLDKEKGSSRKRRHFYEILLGDLDPDWVLNQRIKVFWPLDQSWYYGLVDGYDKESKLHHIKYDDRDQEWVNLQTERFKLLLFPSEVRREAGEKRTVKKSMDSDAQKGSKSRKERQVRDDITEDDSCGENCMDTEPIISWLARSSHRVKSSALHGIKKHRSSGPLPGTASSFYDEPVKVQGCSTKSYLREGKGSISSGSVSHDKLGDNLGKKSSLQSANCHKDGKQPIVYVRTRRRPTSKSPLVPKEMHANMNASCSIVREPFDRSVETKGPLRLTYSEGVTKLWLDTGSAAFKFDFNFPIRSVLNDSFRSDNLWLVRAVLLLRYGTVITMWPRVHLEMLFVDNVFGLRFLLFEGCSKMAAAFVFWVLRVFNQPVDQGEYIDLELPVTSIRFRFSSVHVIKKPLVFAFYNFSRVENSKWMYLDSKLKKHCLLSKQLHLSECTYDNIQALQNGTSGHPVTAISGQPSTVKIMRKRTRPGINIMGVSREFTRVDTHQSSDAGKRKVFPFSLSFAAAPTFFLSLHLKLLMEQSVAHISFCDKALVDAQEDSGLKTDGCSERREEFNLDKVMMTSSKDVVCDGLVCAKSNPIICASDCSGGILSQNQQNIGLSDDRTSGCNVPERPAAIQLPRWQSDHSDVCTLPSSSLPDEVKADDGCSLSPTSLTADVKANDGSHSFRGNLSVKIPSVDHFEKSVDGDLHYAQHSSDFSWNINGGVIQSPNPTAPRSSWHQNKTNSTLGFKSHGWSDGKVDSLQNGFSNGPKKPRTQVSYSVPFAGYDFGSRHRGHQKGLPHKRIRKANDKKPSDVARGPEKNLESLSCDANVLITLGDKGWREYGAQVVLELFDHNEWKLSVKLAGVTRYSYKAHQFLQTGSTNRYTHAMMWKGGKDWVLEFPDRSQWALFKEMHEECYNRNIRAASVKNIPIPGVILIEENDGHESEASFVRSSKYFRQVETDVDMALNSSNVLYDMDSEDEQWILTLQNSEKDNYSMDGISEEIFEKTIDRFEKAAYAQKQDQFTPIEIEELMVDVATMPIAKTIYEYWQQKRQKRGMALIRHFQPPQWERYHQQLREWEVAMSKNNIPHSNGCLDKFAPLEKPPMFAFCLKPRGLEVPNKGSKQRSQKRISVSGHANSIMYEHDGFHTPGRRLNGFAFGDERISYPGHNYDSLDDSPLPQSSLRGFSPRDAGSVRYYFMNNGGFDRKYTPKHHRNKPRNMYHNDSHMISDSPRLSGSGKRNGVNQWNMGYYDMMGHRKYPMDGPQGHDFEQLDGSDLDEFKLRDASGAARHAHNMARLKRERAQRLLYRADLAIHRAVAALMTAEAIKASEDSNGDG, via the exons ATGGAAGATAGAGAAGGGAACTCACATGGCGCTGCAATTCCCAAAAAATCGAGATCTTTGGATCTGAAGAGTTTGTATAAATCAAAAGTTACAAACGAGGCCCCTGAGAAGAACCTAAAGAGGAAAGGGAGTAATCATGGTGGGGGTGGCGATGAGAAGAGGAGCAAGAAAAAGAGGAGTAGAAAGGAACTGCCTCTAAGCAGCCTAGAAAATGCTGATGGTTGCATCAAGAAGGTTGTTGATGAAGAATCTCACAAAGGGCCTGGCTCCAGTAGGCAGGATTTGTGTGAACATAAATTGGAGGCCAAGCAGGGATTGAGTAGCAGTAGTGGGATTAATAGACATTCACTAATTCTCAGTGATGGTCCTGTATGTATTCCAAAGCGAAAGAGGGATTTTGTGGGGCGGAAGAAATTTGAAGTTCGTCAAGCACCGAGCCCGGCAGGTCAGCCAAGTGGTAGAAGTTGCAATGGTGATCAGTTGCCTAAGTTAAGCATTGATGATTTGGACAGGGGGGTTGAGTCTTCAAAGACTAAACAGAAGGATGTTGATGAGATTAAGGAAAGTAGGAGTTGTGATTCAAATTCTGTGCAGCATTTCAAGGGTAAGGAGGAGAGTGCCTGTCATTCTGCTGTAAATAGTGGTGATTCCTCTTTAAAGAGGCCACGGAGGAAGGATAGGAAGCGGAAGGCTTTGGCTTCAGATAGAATTAGGGTTGCCAAGGAGGCTGAGCCTCTAATAGATAGCAGTAAAATATCTGATCATTTGCGGGAGGATGATGAGGCAAATCTTGAGGAGAATGCAGCAAGGATGCTATCTTCACGGTTTGATCCAAACTGTACTGGTCTGTCCTTTTTGCTGCCTTCTAGTAGAAATATTAGTAGTCATGGATCAAAGTCTCCAGGTTCAGAATCAGCGTCAGTTGATACTGCCAATAGAGTCTTGAGACCAAGGAAACTGGACAAAGAGAAGGGTAGTTCCAGGAAGAGGCGTCACTTCTATGAAATTTTGTTAGGTGATTTGGATCCGGACTGGGTATTGAACCAGAGAATTAAGGTTTTTTGGCCGTTGGACCAGAGTTGGTACTATGGCCTTGTTGATGGCTATGACAAAGAAAGTAAGCTTCACCATATCAAATATGATGATCGGGACCAAGAATGGGTTAACCTTCAAACTGAGAGGTTCAAACTCCTTTTATTTCCTAGTGAAGTTCGAAGAGAAGCAGGGGAAAAAAGAACAGTAAAGAAAAGTATGGATTCTGATGCACAAAAAGGGAGCAAGTCCAGAAAAGAAAGGCAAGTAAGAGATGATATTACAGAGGATGATAGCTGTGGAGAAAACTGTATGGACACAGAGCCTATAATCTCATGGTTGGCTCGATCTTCTCATCGGGTTAAATCTTCTGCTTTGCATGGTATTAAAAAACATAGGTCCTCTGGTCCTCTTCCAGGTACAGCCTCATCCTTTTATGATGAACCCGTAAAAGTACAGGGATGCTCAACCAAGAGTTACTTGAGAGAGGGTAAAGGTAGTATCTCCAGTGGTTCTGTTTCACATGATAAATTAGGTGACAATCTTGGGAAGAAGTCCTCATTGCAAAGTGCCAATTGCCACAAAGATGGCAAACAGCCTATTGTCTATGTTAGGACAAGGCGTAGGCCAACATCAAAATCCCCTCTTGTCCCTAAAGAGATGCATGCTAATATGAATGCTTCTTGTTCCATTGTCAGAGAACCATTTGACAGGAGTGTTGAGACTAAGGGTCCATTGCGGTTGACATATTCAGAAGGAGTAACTAAACTTTGGTTGGACACAGGGTCAGCAGCATTCAAATTCGACTTCAATTTTCCAATACGCTCGGTGCTGAATGACTCGTTTAGATCTGACAATTTGTGGCTGGTCCGTGCTGTTCTGCTGCTTCGTTATGGAACAGTTATAACCATGTGGCCAAGAGTTcatttggagatgctttttgTTGATAATGTGTTTGGGCTTAGGTTCCTGTTGTTCGAAGGATGCTCAAAGATGGCTGCGGCATTTGTCTTTTGGGTCCTCAGGGTGTTTAACCAACCTGTCGATCAGGGGGAATATATTGACTTGGAGTTGCCAGTTACATCGATCAGATTCAGGTTTTCAAGTGTTCATGTCATTAAAAAGCCACTTGTATTTGCTTTTTACAATTTCTCAAGAGTGGAGAATTCAAAGTGGATGTACTTGGATTCAAAGCTTAAGAAACATTGCTTACTCAGTAAGCAGCTCCATCTCTCTGAATGCACGTATGATAACATCCAGGCACTTCAAAATGGAACAAGTGGGCATCCTGTTACAGCCATCAGTGGGCAGCCATCCACAGTAAAG ATCATGCGAAAGAGGACTAGACCGGGGATTAATATTATGGGTGTTTCTAGAGAGTTCACTCGGGTTGACACCCATCAGTCTTCTGATGCCGGAAAGAGGAaggtttttcctttttctctttcttttgctGCGGCACCCACATTTTTTCTCAGTTTGCATCTTAAGTTGCTGATGGAGCAGTCAGTAGCTCATATAAGCTTTTGTGATAAAGCCTTGGTAGATGCTCAGGAAGACTCTGGTCTGAAGACAGATGGTTGCTCTGAAAGGAGGGAAGAGTTTAATTTAGACAAAGTTATGATGACTTCATCAAAGGATGTTGTGTGTGATGGATTGGTTTGTGCCAAGTCCAATCCGATAATTTGTGCATCTGATTGCAGTGGTGGAATTCTTTCTCAAAACCAACAGAATATCGGTCTTAGTGATGATAGAACTTCTGGTTGTAATGTTCCAGAGAGGCCAGCTGCTATTCAGTTACCAAGGTGGCAATCCGATCATTCTGATGTGTGCACTTTGCCTTCAAGTTCTTTACCTGATGAGGTTAAAGCTGATGATGGCTGCTCACTGTCTCCTACTTCTTTAACTGCTGATGTTAAAGCTAATGATGGTTCTCATTCATTTCGCGGTAATCTCAGTGTTAAAATTCCTTCAGTTGATCATTTTGAGAAATCTGTCGATGGTGATTTACATTATGCTCAGCACTCTTCTGATTTTTCTTGGAATATAAATGGAGGTGTCATTCAAAGCCCCAATCCAACTGCTCCCCGAAGTTCTTGGCATCAAAACAAAACTAATTCCACATTGGGATTCAAGTCACATGGATGGTCCGATGGGAAGGTTGATTCTCTTCAAAATGGCTTTAGTAATGGACCAAAGAAGCCACGGACACAAGTATCTTATTCAGTTCCTTTTGCTGGGTATGATTTTGGCTCGAGGCATAGGGGTCATCAGAAAGGGCTACCGCACAAGAGGATTAGGAAAGCTAATGACAAGAAGCCATCAGATGTTGCTAGAGGTCCTGAAAAGAATTTGGAGTCCTTATCTTGTGATGCAAATGTCTTGATTACCCTTGGGGATAAAGGGTGGAGAGAATATGGTGCCCAGGTTGTTTTAGAGCTGTTTGACCATAATGAGTGGAAACTTTCTGTAAAACTTGCAGGAGTTACTAGGTACTCATACAAAGCACATCAGTTTCTGCAAACTGGATCAACTAATCGCTATACGCATGCTATGATGTGGAAAGGAGGGAAAGATTGGGTCTTAGAATTTCCTGATAGGAGTCAGTGGGCTCTTTTcaaagagatgcatgaggaatgTTACAACCGTAACATCCGTGCGGCTTCAGTTAAAAATATACCTATTCCAGGTGTTATCTTGATTGAAGAAAATGATGGTCATGAATCTGAAGCTAGTTTTGTTCGGAGTTCTAAATATTTTCGCCAAGTTGAAACAGATGTTGATATGGCCCTGAATTCATCAAATGTCCTGTATGATATGGACAGTGAGGATGAGCAGTGGATTTTGACTTTGCAAAATTCTGAAAAAGACAATTATAGCATGGATGGGATCTCGGAGGAAATATTTGAGAAGACAATAGACAGGTTTGAAAAGGCTGCATATGCTCAGAAGCAAGACCAGTTTACACCTATTGAAATAGAAGAACTCATGGTTGATGTTGCAACGATGCCTATAGCCAAAACCATTTATGAATATTGGCAGCAGAAAAGGCAGAAGAGAGGAATGGCTTTGATACGGCATTTTCAG CCACCTCAATGGGAAAGATACCATCAACAATTGAGAGAGTGGGAAGTAGCCATGAGCAAGAATAACATCCCTCATTCTAATGGATGCCTGGACAAGTTTGCACCTTTGGAGAAGCCTCCCATGTTTGCTTTCTGTTTGAAACCAAGGGGTTTGGAAGTACCGAACAAGGGATCAAAACAACGTTCACAAAAGAGAATTTCAGTGTCAGGGCATGCAAACAGTATTATGTATGAACATGACGGTTTCCACACTCCTG GAAGGAGATTGAATGGATTTGCATTTGGTGATGAAAGGATTTCTTATCCAGGCCACAATTATGATTCTTTGGATGATTCCCCATTGCCTCAGAGCTCACTGAGGGGATTCTCACCACGTGATGCTGGCAGCGTGAGATATTATTTTATGAACAATGGTGGGTTTGACAGGAAATATACACCTAAACATCACCGGAACAAGCCAAGGAATATGTATCATAATGATTCACACATGATTTCTGATAGTCCGAGATTATCGGGGTCAGGGAAGAGAAATGGGGTTAATCAATGGAACATGGGCTATTATGACATGATGGGTCACAGGAAGTACCCAATGGATGGCCCTCAAGGGCATGACTTTGAACAATTAGATGGTTCAGATCTTGATGAGTTTAAATTGCGTGATGCCTCAGGTGCTGCTCGGCATGCACATAACATGGCCAGATTAAAGAGAGAGAGGGCTCAAAGACTGCTTTACAGAGCAGATCTAGCAATTCACCGGGCCGTTGCTGCTCTCATGACTGCTGAAGCGATAAAAGCTTCGGAGGACTCAAATGGTGATGGGTAG